Proteins encoded within one genomic window of Gemmatimonadaceae bacterium:
- a CDS encoding DUF4956 domain-containing protein — translation MSRAESETAPGLSVAARRLLAIVAYYAVGTLIGFLAWRQYPAVRELLAGARPQDLAALPSGAALRADTAGPAFGGLQHTVTTTLLVLVGALATALPLAWVYSLTRRRRGFSQSMVHILVLLPVAVAGMVMLIQNSLALAFSLAGIVAVLRFRNSLDDVKDGVYIFVAVSIGISASLGALMIGILTSSIFAVCVTVLWWLDFARRPVEGKRRGWRTLARLPRVAPVRERKVPPEAGDEVFASAARAWRRQLQITAEQQVQAGEDRFNATLRIRTTDGAEARSALEEVMEARTRRWELRGITPAEQGTTTLTYRVRVRREGRGELLDALQAVPRTVGVELR, via the coding sequence ATGAGTCGAGCCGAGAGCGAGACCGCCCCAGGCCTTTCGGTCGCGGCGCGTCGCCTGCTGGCGATCGTGGCTTATTATGCGGTTGGCACGCTCATCGGGTTCCTCGCGTGGCGCCAGTACCCGGCCGTGCGCGAGTTGCTCGCCGGGGCCCGCCCGCAGGATCTCGCGGCGTTGCCGTCCGGGGCCGCGCTCCGGGCGGACACTGCGGGCCCCGCGTTCGGAGGGCTGCAGCATACGGTCACCACGACGCTGCTGGTACTGGTCGGTGCCCTGGCGACGGCCCTCCCGCTGGCGTGGGTGTATTCGCTGACGCGACGGCGGCGCGGCTTCTCGCAGTCGATGGTGCACATCCTCGTGCTGCTGCCGGTGGCGGTCGCCGGCATGGTCATGCTGATCCAGAACAGCCTCGCCCTGGCGTTCAGCCTGGCCGGGATCGTGGCAGTGCTGCGTTTCCGGAATTCCCTCGATGACGTGAAGGACGGTGTCTACATCTTTGTTGCCGTCAGCATCGGCATCTCGGCGTCGCTCGGTGCGCTGATGATCGGCATTCTCACCTCGTCGATCTTTGCGGTGTGCGTGACGGTCCTGTGGTGGCTGGACTTCGCCCGACGCCCGGTTGAGGGCAAGCGCAGGGGATGGCGCACGCTCGCGCGATTGCCACGCGTGGCGCCGGTGCGCGAGCGCAAAGTGCCGCCGGAGGCCGGCGACGAGGTCTTCGCCTCCGCGGCACGGGCCTGGCGCCGTCAGCTGCAGATCACCGCCGAGCAGCAGGTGCAGGCCGGCGAAGATCGTTTCAACGCCACGCTCCGGATCCGCACGACGGACGGCGCCGAGGCACGATCGGCGCTGGAAGAGGTGATGGAAGCGCGGACGCGTCGCTGGGAGCTTCGGGGCATCACACCAGCGGAGCAGGGCACGACCACACTCACCTACCGGGTGCGCGTCCGTCGCGAGGGCCGCGGCGAGCTGCTGGACGCGCTGCAGGCGGTGCCGAGGACGGTCGGCGTCGAACTGCGATGA
- a CDS encoding SDR family oxidoreductase yields MADALAGEVAVVTGASRGIGAAIACALAGAGARVALVSRDAAALATLTRTLPGSALAFAADLARGDEVTRVADAVRGALGDPGILVNNAGAFAIGPVGSLSLTDADHMVQVNLLAPYRLLHQFLPAMRTRGRGDVVMIGSVADHDALPENGAYAATKYGARGIHEVLGVELRGTGVRATLISPGPVNTPLWDAIPREGREGLPTLSDMLRPADVADAVLWALTRPRHVSVSEVRLGHA; encoded by the coding sequence ATGGCGGATGCCCTCGCGGGGGAGGTCGCGGTCGTGACCGGCGCCTCGCGGGGGATTGGCGCCGCCATCGCCTGCGCGCTCGCCGGGGCGGGCGCGCGCGTGGCCCTGGTGTCGCGCGACGCCGCGGCACTGGCGACGCTCACGCGCACGCTGCCCGGATCCGCGCTCGCCTTTGCCGCTGACCTCGCCCGAGGCGACGAGGTGACCCGGGTCGCTGACGCGGTGCGAGGCGCACTCGGCGACCCGGGCATCCTCGTGAACAATGCCGGTGCCTTTGCCATCGGGCCGGTCGGCTCGCTCTCGCTGACCGACGCCGATCACATGGTCCAGGTCAACCTGCTGGCTCCGTACCGCCTCCTGCACCAGTTCCTGCCGGCCATGCGCACACGTGGCCGCGGCGACGTGGTGATGATCGGTTCGGTCGCGGACCATGACGCGTTGCCGGAGAACGGTGCGTATGCGGCCACCAAGTACGGAGCGCGAGGCATTCACGAAGTGCTTGGCGTCGAACTCCGTGGCACCGGGGTGCGTGCCACGCTCATCTCTCCCGGGCCCGTCAATACGCCCCTGTGGGACGCGATCCCCCGAGAAGGGCGCGAGGGCCTGCCGACGTTGAGCGACATGTTGCGTCCGGCGGACGTGGCCGACGCGGTGCTGTGGGCGCTCACACGCCCGCGGCACGTGAGCGTGTCCGAGGTGAGGCTGGGGCACGCCTGA
- the folE gene encoding GTP cyclohydrolase I FolE encodes MPWHIKPPADDEPGAFAGAACLEFENLVRRQLELLGEQPQREGLQRTPHRVVESMRFLTQGYHMRVEDVVGEGIFAEDHQNMVMVRDIELYSMCEHHLLPFFGKAHIAYIPNGRIVGLSKLPRIVDMFARRFQVQERLTGEIASAIQAILGPIGVGVVIEAYHLCMMMRGVEKQNSKTITSALLGAFRDDAKTRDEFLRLAHAGSNDR; translated from the coding sequence ATGCCCTGGCACATCAAGCCACCTGCCGACGACGAGCCCGGCGCCTTTGCCGGCGCGGCCTGCCTGGAGTTCGAGAATCTGGTCCGCCGGCAGCTCGAACTGCTCGGTGAGCAGCCGCAACGCGAGGGCCTGCAGCGCACGCCGCATCGTGTGGTGGAGTCCATGCGGTTCCTGACGCAGGGCTACCACATGAGGGTCGAAGACGTCGTCGGGGAGGGGATCTTTGCCGAGGACCACCAGAACATGGTGATGGTGCGCGACATCGAGCTGTATTCGATGTGCGAGCATCACCTGCTGCCGTTCTTTGGCAAGGCGCACATCGCCTATATTCCGAACGGTCGCATCGTCGGCCTGTCCAAGCTGCCGCGCATCGTCGACATGTTTGCGCGGCGGTTCCAGGTGCAGGAGCGCCTCACGGGCGAAATCGCGAGCGCGATCCAGGCGATCCTCGGGCCGATCGGCGTGGGCGTGGTGATCGAGGCGTACCACCTCTGCATGATGATGCGCGGGGTGGAGAAGCAGAACTCCAAGACGATCACCTCCGCACTCCTCGGCGCGTTCCGCGACGACGCCAAGACGCGCGACGAGTTCCTCCGGCTCGCCCACGCCGGATCCAACGACCGATAA
- a CDS encoding 6-carboxytetrahydropterin synthase: protein MPIVTITRRLRFNAAHRIHSAAMSDEENARIYGKCNNPNWHGHNYTLDVSVTGPIDARTGYVMDLGVLRDVVSREVIDQLDHRNLNLDVPFLRGINPTSENLVVACWRAIEPHVRPARLTRLRLWETEHNYVDYDGRDDT, encoded by the coding sequence GTGCCGATCGTCACCATCACGCGTCGCCTGCGCTTCAACGCTGCCCATCGCATTCACAGTGCCGCGATGAGCGACGAGGAGAATGCGCGGATCTACGGAAAATGCAACAACCCCAACTGGCACGGGCACAACTACACCCTCGACGTGTCGGTGACGGGTCCGATCGACGCCCGGACCGGCTACGTGATGGACCTCGGCGTGCTGCGTGACGTCGTGTCGCGCGAGGTGATCGACCAGCTCGACCACCGGAACCTCAACCTGGACGTGCCGTTCCTGCGGGGCATCAACCCCACGTCCGAGAACCTGGTCGTCGCCTGCTGGCGGGCGATCGAGCCCCACGTGCGACCGGCGCGGCTGACGCGGCTGCGCCTGTGGGAGACGGAACACAACTATGTCGACTATGATGGGCGCGACGACACCTGA
- a CDS encoding GNAT family N-acetyltransferase: MTIARPWNPPRAVSGPHRIGVTDIDAVNRVFSDAFTERYRQDGMVGVRVPQLNPAIWRYAIEDARDGAMLWRDEHGEVVAFNVAHRSGVEGWMGPLAVRPEWQGSGLGKAIVREGIAWLRANGCSVIGLETMPRTMDNIGFYSSLGFLPGRLTITLTLEASERDRPVSLIGSLPPADRVKAVAACRDLTTLALPGYDFSRELDLTLDLGLGDVVVVRDGARLEGFALFHAASLVEGRSRDELRVLKMVLRSEDVVEAMAVSLSDAVRRTGTRRVAMRVQSDYEGVYRRLIERGARVRWTDLRMAVDGYSERRAANGSVVFSNWEI; the protein is encoded by the coding sequence ATGACGATCGCGCGGCCCTGGAATCCGCCGCGGGCGGTGAGCGGCCCGCATCGCATCGGCGTCACGGATATCGACGCGGTGAACCGCGTGTTCTCTGACGCGTTCACCGAACGATACCGCCAGGACGGGATGGTCGGCGTGCGCGTGCCGCAGCTGAACCCCGCGATCTGGCGCTACGCCATCGAAGACGCTCGCGACGGGGCGATGTTGTGGCGCGATGAACATGGCGAAGTTGTGGCATTCAACGTGGCGCACCGTTCCGGAGTCGAAGGCTGGATGGGCCCGCTTGCGGTCCGCCCCGAGTGGCAGGGATCCGGGCTTGGCAAGGCGATCGTGCGCGAGGGCATCGCGTGGCTGCGTGCGAACGGGTGTTCGGTGATCGGTCTCGAGACGATGCCGCGCACGATGGACAACATCGGCTTCTATTCGTCGCTTGGGTTCCTGCCGGGCCGCCTGACGATCACGCTCACGCTCGAGGCATCCGAGCGCGACCGGCCGGTGTCGCTGATCGGGAGCCTGCCACCGGCGGATCGCGTGAAGGCCGTGGCGGCGTGCCGTGATCTCACCACTCTCGCGCTCCCCGGCTACGACTTCAGCCGCGAACTGGACCTCACGCTCGACCTGGGTCTGGGCGATGTCGTCGTCGTGCGGGATGGCGCGCGCCTCGAAGGGTTCGCGCTGTTCCACGCCGCTTCGCTCGTCGAGGGGCGTTCACGCGACGAGCTGCGGGTGCTCAAGATGGTGCTCCGCTCGGAGGACGTCGTCGAGGCGATGGCGGTGAGCCTTTCGGACGCCGTGAGACGCACCGGCACGCGGCGCGTGGCGATGCGTGTGCAAAGCGACTACGAGGGCGTGTACCGTCGGTTGATCGAGCGGGGTGCGCGAGTGCGCTGGACGGACCTGCGGATGGCCGTCGACGGATATTCCGAGCGTCGTGCGGCGAACGGCAGCGTCGTGTTCAGCAACTGGGAGATCTGA
- a CDS encoding SMC family ATPase — MRINSLELTNFRQHASSRLEFDTGLTGIVGPNGAGKSTVLEAIAWAIYGQPAARGTRDSIRFIQAPPRSSVRVELDFELGGHRYRVVRGLSNAELYLDGGNEPIATSLSAVTGLLERRLGLSRTEFFQTYFTGQKELNVMSAMGPSERAQFLSRVLGYEKLRVAQDAVRDRRRLLTAELTGVRAAMPDVDAVTRGLNDASARRVEAERGLAAAEDAHRRAAQRLAEIGPGWAEAQRARERHAELTGELRVAESELAAHERDHDRLTGELQSTGAAREELTRLSTELAPLAAFAAEYARLEELAREEGKRATLTESSRALADELALRRDRRTRIAGAPQAEEAVTVALEAKRREVEDALGRIEGMRTAWVRDTQEAETKRDALRAQYAELKKQRDRVMELGEDGACPTCTRKLGENFRTVLDQLDEQMETITVDGRYFGTRLVQLEQIPPELQRVEELRRERAREAGELERQLARVQSEVQELSQLQRELARKEQQYEQWSRELAAIPGGYDEGRHKALEKDIDRLAPLNEQATRLSTLLEREPGLLADLARVRAGIDALRSRVLDLASARTALRFSEQDYAQVRDLQERTAAASRAAEVALAAATGELRAAQRDADAAAKAVADLQRARDMEQALLRDKRLHEELDRAYTDLRTDLNHALRPELSELASAFLAELTGHRYSELELDDQYNIVVLEDGRPKPVISGGEEDLTNLALRLAISQMIAERTGQRLTLLVLDEVFGSLDEWRQLNVVELLRSLQDRFEQVILITHVNVVRGLAHEIRLEYDEESGSTVVRAASASADPEELGHLLEGAGADA, encoded by the coding sequence GTGAGGATCAATTCGCTGGAACTCACCAACTTCCGGCAGCATGCCTCCTCGCGGCTGGAGTTCGACACTGGGCTCACCGGCATCGTCGGCCCCAACGGCGCCGGCAAGAGCACGGTTCTCGAGGCGATTGCCTGGGCGATCTACGGGCAACCGGCCGCGCGGGGCACCCGTGACTCGATCCGCTTCATTCAGGCGCCGCCCCGATCGAGCGTGCGCGTGGAGCTGGACTTCGAGCTCGGCGGCCATCGCTATCGCGTCGTCCGCGGCCTGAGCAACGCGGAGTTGTATCTCGATGGCGGCAACGAGCCGATCGCCACGTCGCTCTCGGCGGTCACCGGCCTGCTCGAGCGCCGACTCGGCCTTTCACGCACCGAGTTCTTTCAGACCTATTTCACGGGCCAGAAGGAACTGAACGTCATGTCGGCGATGGGCCCCTCGGAGCGGGCCCAGTTTCTGTCTCGCGTGCTCGGCTACGAGAAGCTGCGTGTGGCGCAGGACGCGGTGCGCGATCGGCGGCGCCTGTTGACCGCCGAGCTCACGGGCGTTCGCGCGGCGATGCCCGACGTGGACGCGGTCACGCGTGGCCTCAACGATGCCTCGGCGCGGCGCGTCGAGGCGGAGCGCGGGCTGGCCGCGGCCGAAGATGCGCATCGACGGGCCGCGCAGCGCCTGGCCGAGATCGGACCGGGTTGGGCGGAGGCCCAACGGGCGCGTGAACGTCATGCGGAACTGACCGGCGAGCTGCGCGTCGCCGAGAGCGAACTCGCGGCGCACGAGCGCGATCACGATCGGTTGACGGGTGAGCTGCAGTCGACCGGAGCCGCGCGCGAGGAGCTTACACGACTCTCGACCGAACTGGCGCCCCTCGCGGCATTCGCGGCCGAGTACGCGCGGCTGGAGGAACTCGCGAGAGAGGAGGGCAAGCGGGCGACGCTCACGGAGTCGTCGCGGGCACTGGCCGACGAGCTCGCGCTCAGGCGCGACCGGCGGACGCGAATCGCCGGCGCGCCCCAGGCGGAGGAGGCGGTGACGGTGGCGCTCGAAGCCAAGCGGCGGGAAGTGGAGGACGCCCTGGGCCGCATCGAAGGCATGCGCACCGCCTGGGTGCGCGACACGCAGGAGGCGGAGACCAAGCGCGACGCCCTGCGCGCGCAATACGCGGAACTCAAGAAGCAGCGCGACCGCGTGATGGAACTGGGCGAAGACGGCGCCTGCCCTACCTGCACACGCAAGTTGGGCGAGAACTTCCGCACCGTGCTCGACCAGCTCGATGAGCAGATGGAGACGATCACGGTGGACGGGAGGTATTTCGGCACACGCCTCGTGCAGCTGGAGCAGATTCCGCCCGAGCTGCAGCGCGTCGAGGAGCTTCGCCGCGAGCGCGCCCGCGAGGCCGGTGAGCTGGAGCGTCAGCTCGCCCGTGTGCAGAGCGAGGTGCAGGAGCTGTCGCAGCTGCAGCGCGAGCTGGCGCGCAAGGAACAGCAATACGAGCAGTGGTCGCGCGAGTTGGCGGCCATCCCCGGTGGATACGACGAGGGACGTCACAAGGCGCTCGAAAAGGACATCGACCGCCTGGCGCCACTGAACGAGCAGGCCACGCGGCTCTCGACGTTGCTGGAACGGGAACCCGGACTGCTCGCCGATCTCGCGCGGGTGCGGGCCGGCATCGACGCATTGCGCTCGCGAGTGCTCGACCTCGCGTCGGCGCGGACCGCCCTGCGGTTCTCCGAGCAGGACTACGCCCAGGTGCGGGACCTGCAGGAACGCACCGCGGCAGCGTCGCGTGCGGCTGAGGTGGCCCTCGCGGCCGCGACCGGGGAACTCAGGGCCGCCCAACGCGACGCGGACGCTGCCGCCAAGGCCGTCGCCGACCTCCAGCGGGCCCGGGACATGGAGCAGGCGCTGCTGCGCGACAAGCGATTGCACGAGGAGCTCGATCGCGCCTACACCGACCTGCGCACGGACCTCAACCACGCGTTGCGCCCTGAACTCTCAGAGTTGGCCAGTGCATTCCTCGCCGAGCTGACGGGACACCGCTATTCGGAACTCGAGCTCGACGACCAGTACAACATCGTCGTGCTGGAAGACGGGCGGCCCAAGCCGGTGATCTCCGGCGGCGAAGAAGACCTCACCAACCTCGCGCTCCGACTCGCCATTTCGCAGATGATCGCCGAGCGCACGGGCCAGCGGCTCACGCTCCTTGTGCTCGACGAGGTGTTTGGTTCGCTCGACGAGTGGCGCCAGCTCAACGTGGTGGAGCTCTTGCGCAGCCTGCAGGATCGCTTTGAGCAGGTCATCCTCATCACGCACGTGAACGTGGTCCGTGGGCTCGCGCACGAGATCCGCCTCGAGTACGACGAGGAATCGGGGAGCACGGTGGTGCGCGCGGCCTCGGCGTCCGCGGATCCCGAGGAACTCGGCCACCTGCTCGAAGGCGCCGGAGCTGACGCATGA
- a CDS encoding metallophosphoesterase codes for MRLIHLSDLHLGIRQFQRQTPAGMNQREADVAGVFQRTIDRIIERAPDLVVIAGDVFHNVRPPNPAILHTFQQLSRLTRALPQSIIVMVAGNHDTPRAVETGCILRLFSPLGIHVVDTEPRRLTFAERSLSVLAVPDVPGAPPAFEIDPTMSHNVLVMHGDMPGSLPNTYGYSEPAALNVAPEEVKFAQWSYCAFGHHHVFHSLAPNACYSGSLEYTSVNIWGEYHEEKAAKLPGKGFIEYDLERRKRTFHKVEPARPIIDLPVIVANGLTAADVDAAITANVKALKGGVDDRIVRQVIRDIPRHVARELDHRMLRDLRRRALHFHLDTRRPELLRALPVTGATGRRPSLIEMVQERLWSRPLAPDIERQALVDLGMRYLRDADAREEAANVAAISPEGE; via the coding sequence ATGCGCCTGATCCACCTCTCGGACCTGCATCTCGGGATCCGCCAGTTCCAGCGCCAGACCCCCGCGGGCATGAACCAGCGGGAGGCTGACGTGGCGGGCGTGTTTCAGCGCACGATCGACCGGATCATCGAGCGGGCGCCCGACCTGGTGGTGATTGCCGGGGACGTGTTCCACAATGTGCGCCCGCCGAACCCGGCGATCCTGCACACGTTCCAGCAGCTGTCGCGCCTGACGAGAGCACTGCCGCAATCGATCATCGTGATGGTGGCCGGCAACCACGACACGCCGCGGGCGGTCGAAACGGGCTGCATCCTGCGTTTGTTCAGTCCCCTCGGCATTCACGTGGTCGACACCGAGCCCCGGCGGCTCACGTTCGCCGAGCGCAGTCTCTCGGTGCTGGCGGTGCCCGACGTACCGGGGGCGCCGCCCGCGTTCGAGATCGACCCGACGATGTCGCACAATGTGCTGGTGATGCACGGCGACATGCCGGGCAGCCTGCCAAATACCTACGGCTACAGCGAGCCAGCCGCCCTCAACGTCGCGCCCGAAGAGGTGAAGTTCGCCCAGTGGAGTTACTGCGCATTCGGGCATCACCACGTGTTCCACTCCCTCGCGCCCAACGCCTGCTATAGCGGATCGTTGGAGTACACCAGCGTCAACATCTGGGGCGAGTACCACGAGGAGAAGGCGGCCAAGCTCCCGGGGAAGGGGTTCATCGAGTACGACCTCGAGCGGCGAAAGCGGACATTCCACAAGGTCGAGCCGGCGCGGCCGATCATCGACCTGCCGGTCATCGTCGCCAACGGTCTCACCGCCGCTGACGTCGACGCGGCCATCACCGCCAACGTGAAGGCCCTCAAGGGTGGTGTCGACGACCGCATCGTGCGCCAGGTCATCCGCGACATCCCGCGGCACGTGGCCCGCGAGCTGGATCATCGGATGCTGCGCGACCTGCGGCGCCGCGCGCTGCACTTCCATCTCGATACGCGCCGCCCCGAACTGCTGCGCGCACTCCCGGTGACCGGCGCGACCGGACGGCGTCCATCCCTGATCGAGATGGTCCAGGAGCGGCTCTGGAGTCGTCCGCTGGCGCCCGACATCGAGCGCCAGGCGCTGGTTGACCTCGGCATGCGCTACCTGCGCGACGCGGACGCGCGTGAAGAAGCGGCGAACGTGGCCGCGATCAGTCCGGAGGGCGAGTGA
- a CDS encoding ATP-binding protein has translation MSLLGRVVATERRPNTPHEFHFWTSLDSPVGIGTIVRVEGRDPVNNTIPQVYGVVTEGQSYSDLVSPLHDVLGYDADPSKAAVSHTQRAEIRIYTAAVLRQVPDEPLQPVPFGAVYLTTDADVQVALRMDAYLQEGTNTGIPIGVYRGGGTESPVYLDAEFLLGPEAAHLNITGVSGLATKTSAVEWLLASIFAHFPAAKGSVAAVCFNVKGPDLCFLDQAAELPDEDVRMYERLGVPAAPFTNVKYFAPYTVSGAALNTLRSNEQLQHNVSALTWGLNEVLQYAEVLLNKDDVDAKADALIDFISSRVVGMQFQDDALGSQVYRVQSFGELDRWFKDVIHAMEARNHESWRTHHIATIRKVRNRLTNIATRCQGLVTNDGHASDLPFGSFEDRAVYVIDVANVEDDAQDLVFARIVSKLREHLERRSLGVDHLVVFVDELNKYAPGDGPETYVRKMLLDIAERGRYLGLVLFSAQQFRSQVHRRVVGNSATAVYGRMDGDELATPGYAVLSPATRIKLATLDKGQLMVRHPHFAQPIFVRFPRPAVLTGREGARRFPPAAEVPFADGILRTLRQVDPSLTMASIEQVFALYDEADIVKARDAVLRTRPRHVKAFFLEQFGRRIPPTEARPTPGPSLRATPADDPYGF, from the coding sequence TTGTCTCTGCTCGGTCGCGTCGTCGCCACGGAGCGTCGGCCGAATACGCCGCACGAGTTTCATTTCTGGACCTCCCTGGACTCGCCGGTGGGGATCGGGACGATCGTGCGCGTCGAAGGCCGGGACCCCGTCAACAACACGATTCCGCAGGTCTATGGCGTGGTCACCGAGGGACAGAGCTACAGCGACCTCGTCTCGCCGCTGCACGACGTCCTTGGGTATGACGCCGACCCGTCGAAGGCGGCGGTGTCACACACGCAACGCGCCGAGATCCGCATCTACACGGCCGCCGTGCTCCGGCAGGTGCCGGACGAGCCGCTCCAGCCCGTGCCGTTCGGCGCCGTGTACCTCACCACCGACGCCGACGTGCAGGTCGCGCTCCGCATGGACGCGTACCTGCAGGAGGGCACCAATACGGGCATCCCGATCGGCGTGTACCGCGGTGGCGGCACCGAGTCGCCGGTCTACCTCGACGCCGAGTTCCTGCTTGGCCCCGAGGCCGCGCACCTGAACATCACGGGCGTCTCGGGACTGGCGACCAAGACCTCGGCGGTGGAGTGGCTGCTGGCCTCGATCTTCGCGCACTTTCCGGCGGCCAAGGGCAGCGTGGCCGCGGTCTGCTTCAACGTGAAGGGCCCCGATCTCTGCTTCCTCGACCAGGCCGCCGAGCTGCCGGACGAGGACGTCAGGATGTACGAGCGGCTTGGCGTTCCCGCCGCGCCGTTCACCAACGTGAAGTACTTCGCCCCGTACACGGTGAGCGGTGCGGCGCTCAATACGCTGCGATCCAACGAGCAGCTGCAGCACAACGTCTCCGCGCTCACCTGGGGTCTCAACGAAGTCCTGCAGTACGCCGAGGTGCTGCTCAACAAGGATGACGTGGATGCCAAGGCCGACGCGCTGATCGATTTCATCTCCTCGCGCGTGGTCGGGATGCAGTTCCAGGACGATGCGCTGGGCTCGCAGGTCTATCGGGTGCAGAGCTTCGGCGAGCTGGATCGCTGGTTCAAGGACGTGATCCATGCCATGGAAGCGAGGAACCACGAGTCCTGGCGGACGCACCACATTGCCACCATCCGCAAGGTGCGCAATCGCCTCACGAACATCGCGACGCGCTGCCAGGGGCTGGTGACCAACGACGGTCACGCCAGCGACCTGCCGTTCGGGAGCTTTGAGGACCGGGCGGTGTACGTGATCGACGTGGCCAACGTCGAGGACGACGCGCAGGACCTCGTCTTCGCGCGGATCGTCTCCAAGCTGAGGGAACACCTGGAGCGCCGCAGCCTCGGTGTCGATCACCTCGTGGTGTTCGTGGACGAACTGAACAAGTACGCCCCTGGGGACGGCCCAGAGACCTACGTCCGCAAGATGCTGCTCGACATCGCCGAGCGTGGTCGGTACCTGGGTCTTGTGCTGTTCAGCGCCCAGCAGTTCCGCTCGCAGGTCCATCGTCGGGTCGTCGGGAACTCGGCCACGGCGGTGTACGGGCGAATGGACGGTGACGAACTGGCGACTCCGGGGTATGCCGTGCTGTCACCGGCCACGCGAATCAAGCTGGCCACGCTCGACAAGGGGCAGCTGATGGTGCGTCATCCTCACTTTGCACAGCCGATCTTCGTGCGCTTCCCGCGGCCGGCGGTACTCACCGGGCGGGAAGGGGCGCGCCGGTTTCCGCCGGCCGCCGAGGTGCCGTTCGCGGACGGCATCCTGCGCACCCTGCGCCAGGTCGACCCGTCGCTCACCATGGCGTCGATCGAACAGGTCTTTGCGCTGTACGACGAGGCCGACATCGTGAAGGCGCGTGACGCCGTACTGCGCACGCGGCCGCGGCACGTGAAAGCGTTCTTTCTGGAGCAGTTCGGTCGCCGCATTCCGCCCACCGAGGCGCGGCCAACCCCGGGCCCCTCGCTTCGCGCCACGCCCGCGGACGACCCGTACGGCTTCTGA